The Aquidulcibacter paucihalophilus genomic interval CTGCCTCGTCTCCCTGTCGGACGGCGGCAAGGACGCCGTGACCATCCGCGAGTTCGACCGCGCGACCCGCACCTGGGTCGAGGGCGGTTTCGTGCTGGAGGAGTCCAAGGGGGGCGCGTCCTGGGTGGACGAGAACACCCTGCTGATCTCGCGCGACTTCGGCCCCGGTACCCTGACCAGCTCGGGCTATCCGATGATCGTCAAGATCCTGCGGCGCGGCCAGACCATCGAGCAGGCGCAGACGGTGTTTACCGGTCAGCCCTCGGACGTCTCGGTCTCGGGCTACACCCTGCGCGACGCCGACGGCGTGGTTCAGGCCACCCTGATCAACCGCGGCGTCAGCTTCTATGAGGGCGAGACCCACCGGCTGCTCGACGACGGGACGGTGGTCCAGCTGCCCCTGCCGCCCAAGTCCAATATCAACACCCTCGTCCAGGGCCAGCTGGTGGTCACCACCGATCAGGACTGGACCGCGCCCTCGGGCCAGGAGTTCAAAACGGGCGACGTTATCGCCTGGGACCTGACGGCTTGGCTGGCCGATCCGACCGTCCGGGCCCAGCTGGTCATCCGCCCCGGCCCGCGCGAGGCCATCGAGGGCATCACCAGCACCCGCAACAAACTGGTCGTGGCCCTGTACGAAAACGTGCGCGGCTCGGTCTATGTCTATGAACCCAATCCCTCGGGAGAATGGGCGCGCAGCCGCATGGACCTGCCGCAGAACGTCTCGGTCGGCGTCGGCTCGGCCAGCGAGCGGGACGACCAGATCTTCGTCAGCGTCACCGGCTATCTGAACCCGTCCAGCCTCTATCTCGCCGACGCCGCCACCGGCTCGGCCGACCTGACCAAATCCCTGCCGGCCAAATTCAACGCCGAGGGCATGACGGTCGACCAGTTCGAGGCCCGTTCGGCCGACGGGACGATGATCCCCTATTTCGTCGTCCATCGCGGCGACATGGCCATGGACGGGTCGAACGCGACCCTGCTGTACGGCTACGGCGGCTTCCAGTCGTCGCTGCTGCCCGGCTATTCGGCCACGGTCGGCAAGCTCTGGCTCGAGCGCGGCGGGGTCTATGTCATCGCCAATACCCGCGGCGGCGGCGAGTTCGGCCCCAACTGGCACCAGGCGGCCCTGCAGGAAAACCGGCAGCGGGCGCACGAGGATTATCAGGCCGTCGCCATGGACCTGATCGCCCGCAACATCACCAGCCAGCCGAAGCTCGGCATCATGGGCGGCTCGCAGGGCGGCCTGTTCATGGGGGCGATGCTGACCCAGCGTCCGGACCTGATCAACGCCGCCGTCATCCAGGTGCCCCTGTTCGACATGCTGCGCTTCCACCGCCTGCTGGCCGGGGCCAGCTGGATCGCGGAATACGGCAACCCGGACATCCCTGAAGAGCGGGCCTGGATCCAGCAGTATTCGCCCTACCAGAACCTGCGCGCCGGCCAGCCCTATCCCGAGGTCTTCATCCATACCTCGACCAAGGATGACCGCGTCCACCCCGGGCACGCCCGCAAGGCGGCGGCGCGGCTGGAGGAGCTGGGCTATCCGGTGCTGTTCTATGAGAACACCGACGGCGGCCACGCGGCGGGGGCCAACCTGCGCGAGACCGCCCGGCGGCTGGCGCTGGAATACACCTATCTGACGCGGCGGCTGATGGACGCCCCGGCGGCGGAATAGGCCATCCTCCGGCGGCGGAGGGTTTCAATGTGCGGAGTTTTGCGATGAACCGACTGATCCTGTCCGCCGCTATCCCGGCGCTGATGCTCGCGGCCTGTGCGGGCGCGCCGGCGACGATGGAGGTCCCGATGCTGACCGTGGCGGACGTGCCGCGTCCGCTGCTGGCCCCCCCGCCGCACATGCCCGCGGACCTGTCCCCCGCGGGCGTCCGCGCCGCCGACGACCATCTGGCGCTGGAGGAGGTCAACGGGACCGAGGCCATGGCCTTCGTCGCCGGCGAGAACCAGCGCGCCCTCGCCGCCCTGACCGGCGACCGCCGCTACGAGACCTTCCGCCGGCAGGCGGAGGCGATCCTGACCGCCACCGACCGCATCCCCGGCCCCAGCTTCCTCGGCGACGGCATCGGAAACTTCTGGCAGGACGCGGCCAATCCCAAGGGCATCTGGCGGCGGACGACGCTGGACAGCTACCGCTCGGCCAATACCCGCTGGGAGACGATCCTCGACATCGATGCCCTCGCCCGCGCCGAGGGCCGCGACTGGGTGTTCAAGGGTGCCGACTGTCTGGCCCCGGACGAAACCCGCTGCCTGATCAGCCTGTCCGACGGCGGCAAGGATGCGGTGGTGGTGCGCGAGTTCGACACGACCACCCGACGCTTTGTCGACGGTGGCTTCAGCCTGCCCGAGGGCAAGCACCGGCTGGAATGGCTGGACCGCGACACCCTGCTGGTGGCGACGGACTTCGGTGCCGGCACCCTGACCGAGAGCGGCTATCCCTTCATCGTCAAATCGCTGCGCCGCGGCCAGACGCTGGCGCAGGCGACGGAAGTCTATCGCGGCGACATCGGAGACGGCGGCTACGGGGTCAGTCCGAGCGTCTATCGCGACCGCGCCGGCGCGGTGCAGGCGGTGCTGATCAGCCGTCCGCTCGACACCTTCCGCTCGGAAACCTGGGAACTGGTCGACGGCCGTCCGGTCAAGCTGAACCTGCCCGAGCGGGTCAGTGTCTATGGGGTGCAGGGCGGGTCCTTTATCCTGTCGCCGGACGAGGATTGGGCGCGGCCCGGACGGTCGCACAAGGCCGGCTCCCTGCTGGCGATCTGTATTCCCTGTGTCCGCCCCACAAGCGGTCCGGTGGTGATCACCAACCAGGTTGAGACCATCTTCGAACCCACAGAGCGCCAGTCGATCGGGGGCGTCCGGGTCATGCATGACCGGGTCGTGGTGGCCATCTCGGACAATGTCGTCGGCCGCCTCGCCGTATTCCATAACCGCGGCGAATTCGGCTGGCCGCGCACGGACATTGTCGTGCCGGACAATGTCGACGTTTCGCTGGGCGACTCCTCGAAGTCGCGTGGCGAATTCTTCGTCTCGACACAGGGCTTCCTGACGCCCCAGACCCTCAGCCTGGCGACGGTCACCGCGACGGCCGAGGTCGTCCGGCAGGCTCCGGCCCGTTTCGACGCCTCCACCCACGTCACCGAACAGTTCGAGGCCCGGTCCTCGGACGGGACCATGATCCCCTATTTCGTCACCCGCCCGCGCGACATGGTGATGGACGGATCGGCCCCGACCATCCTGTTCGGCTACGGCGGCTTCCAGGTCAGTTTCCCGCCCGCCTACAAGCCCGAGATGGGCAAGCTGTGGCTCGAGAACGGCGGCGTCTTCGTCCAGGCCAACATCCGCGGCGGCGGGGAGTTCGGACCGCAGTGGCACCAGTCGGTGCTGAACGAGAACCGCCAGCTGGCCTTCGATGATTTCGCGGCGGTGGCAGCCGACCTGCACCGGCGAGGCATCAGCTCGCCACGCCGCACCGGCATCTATGGCCGTTCCAACGGCGGGGTCCTGACCTCGGTGTCGATCACCCAGCATCCGGAGCTGTTTCATGCGGCGGTGATCGAGAGCCCGCTGATCGACATGCTGCGCTACCACGAACTGCCTGCCGGGGCCTCGTGGATCGGCGAATATGGCGACCCGCGCATCCCGGAAGAGGCGGCGTGGATCGCCCGCTACTCCGCCTATCAGAACCTTCGTCCGGGTGCGGACTATCCGCGCGTCTACATCACCACCAACACCCGCGATGACCGCGTCCACCCCGGCCATTCGCGCAAGTTTGCCGCGCGGCTGGGCGAGATGGGCTATGACCACCTCTATTACGAAGAGACGTCAGGCGGTCACTCCAACGACGCCGACCCGATCGCCAACGCCCGCCGCTGGGCGAGGCATTACGTCTATCTGGCGCAGCAGTTGATGGATTGAGGGGGCGGCTCCCCACACCTGCTATCGTCATCCCGGGGGCGCGAAGCGAGCCCCGGGACCCAGCGGCGCGCGCGAGCGCGAAACTGTCGGGAGCGCCGTCAGCGAGCAGAGACCCGTAGCCGCCGGTGTTTCGCCGCCGTCGCGGCGCCGCTGGGTTCCGGCCTTCGCCGGAATGACGATAGCGGGGGCTAAGCCGGCTCGACGACCTTGGCTTTTTTCGGCTTGGCGGGCTTTTCGGCCTTGGGAGCCTTGGCCGGTTTCTCGGCCTTCACCTTGGCCGGTTTGGCCGCCTTCTTGGCCAGCTTCTTCGCGTCGCGCGCGGCCTTCTTGGCCGCGCGGGCCTCGGCCTTGGCCTTGTCCGGGGCTGCGTCGGCCTCGCCGGCCAGTTCGGCCAGCAGGTCCAGGAAGCCGTCGCGCTTGGCCTTGGGCAGCAGGGCGAGGATGCGTTTGTCAGCGGCCTCGACCTTCGGGCGGGCGGCGTCCAGCGCAGCCTGGCCGGCTACCGACAGGCTGACCGCCTTGGCGCGGGCGTCGACGGCCGACTTCACCCGGTCCAGCAGGCCCTTGGTCGTCATGCGCGAGACGAGGTCAGCGAGGGTCGAGCGGTCGATCCCCGTGGCTCGGACCAGATCGGTCTGGGTCAGGCCGGACTTCTGCGACACGGCCTCCAGCACGGCGAACTGACGCTGGGTCAGGCCGTCGGGGCCGGTTTCTTCTGAATAGATGTCGAGCGCCAGCTGCAGCACACGGTGCATCAGATGGCTGGGCGACGCAGCGAGGCTGCCGCCGCGCTTCGGCTTGTTCCCGGACTTGACCATGAACCGTATCCCTTCGGCCGCGATGGGCCATGCGTAGCAGCGGTGCTTTACGGTTTGACGACGAACGGTCCGTCGTCGGTCCGGATATTTCAGGGTGCGGTGTCGGGCTCCGCCGGAGCCATCGGATCGACCGGCGCATCCGGCGAAGTCAGGTTGCGCATGATCAGCGGGATCTGCGACAGGCCGAAGGCGGAGGAGGCGATCCACAGAACGCCGCGGAAGCTGACCCAGACGTCAGCCGGATCGACGTCCTGGCGTCCCATCTGCGCGGCGGCCCAGCCGACCAGCGCTTCGCTGCGGACCAGTTCATTGACGATGGCGACGGCGAGAAAATAGATCCCGTAGCGCAGGGTCAGGGTTCGCCAGGCTCGGTCGTTGATGGGGATGACCGTGCCCAGCAGGGCCTTCAGCGGCTGTTTGTGAAGCAGGACACCGCCGATCAGGGCGACCGCCAGCGACAGGTTCAGCGCCGTGACCTTGACCTTCACCCACAGGCCGTCGCCGGTCAGAACGGTCAGCAGGCCGAAGACCAGGGCGAAACCGCCGACCAGCAGCGGCATCAGGGCCAGCCGCTTCTCGACGATCAGCCCGACCGCGACGCCCACGGCGGAGCCGGCGACGAGGAACCAGGTCGCGTGCACGAGGGCGTCGTCGCCGCT includes:
- a CDS encoding prolyl oligopeptidase family serine peptidase codes for the protein MIRTTALAALLVSTALCTSAMAQTPTPPNPPLAEGAFATSDATDPYVWLEEVDGERAMAWVNAHNEHSLGVLRGDPRFEGLHQQALEIVQSRDRIPSPGFNHDGTIDNFWQDAEHVRGIWRTTTLDSYRTDAPQWETILDFDALAAAEGKNWVYKGATCLPPDETRCLVSLSDGGKDAVTIREFDRATRTWVEGGFVLEESKGGASWVDENTLLISRDFGPGTLTSSGYPMIVKILRRGQTIEQAQTVFTGQPSDVSVSGYTLRDADGVVQATLINRGVSFYEGETHRLLDDGTVVQLPLPPKSNINTLVQGQLVVTTDQDWTAPSGQEFKTGDVIAWDLTAWLADPTVRAQLVIRPGPREAIEGITSTRNKLVVALYENVRGSVYVYEPNPSGEWARSRMDLPQNVSVGVGSASERDDQIFVSVTGYLNPSSLYLADAATGSADLTKSLPAKFNAEGMTVDQFEARSADGTMIPYFVVHRGDMAMDGSNATLLYGYGGFQSSLLPGYSATVGKLWLERGGVYVIANTRGGGEFGPNWHQAALQENRQRAHEDYQAVAMDLIARNITSQPKLGIMGGSQGGLFMGAMLTQRPDLINAAVIQVPLFDMLRFHRLLAGASWIAEYGNPDIPEERAWIQQYSPYQNLRAGQPYPEVFIHTSTKDDRVHPGHARKAAARLEELGYPVLFYENTDGGHAAGANLRETARRLALEYTYLTRRLMDAPAAE
- a CDS encoding prolyl oligopeptidase family serine peptidase; protein product: MNRLILSAAIPALMLAACAGAPATMEVPMLTVADVPRPLLAPPPHMPADLSPAGVRAADDHLALEEVNGTEAMAFVAGENQRALAALTGDRRYETFRRQAEAILTATDRIPGPSFLGDGIGNFWQDAANPKGIWRRTTLDSYRSANTRWETILDIDALARAEGRDWVFKGADCLAPDETRCLISLSDGGKDAVVVREFDTTTRRFVDGGFSLPEGKHRLEWLDRDTLLVATDFGAGTLTESGYPFIVKSLRRGQTLAQATEVYRGDIGDGGYGVSPSVYRDRAGAVQAVLISRPLDTFRSETWELVDGRPVKLNLPERVSVYGVQGGSFILSPDEDWARPGRSHKAGSLLAICIPCVRPTSGPVVITNQVETIFEPTERQSIGGVRVMHDRVVVAISDNVVGRLAVFHNRGEFGWPRTDIVVPDNVDVSLGDSSKSRGEFFVSTQGFLTPQTLSLATVTATAEVVRQAPARFDASTHVTEQFEARSSDGTMIPYFVTRPRDMVMDGSAPTILFGYGGFQVSFPPAYKPEMGKLWLENGGVFVQANIRGGGEFGPQWHQSVLNENRQLAFDDFAAVAADLHRRGISSPRRTGIYGRSNGGVLTSVSITQHPELFHAAVIESPLIDMLRYHELPAGASWIGEYGDPRIPEEAAWIARYSAYQNLRPGADYPRVYITTNTRDDRVHPGHSRKFAARLGEMGYDHLYYEETSGGHSNDADPIANARRWARHYVYLAQQLMD
- a CDS encoding MarR family winged helix-turn-helix transcriptional regulator; its protein translation is MVKSGNKPKRGGSLAASPSHLMHRVLQLALDIYSEETGPDGLTQRQFAVLEAVSQKSGLTQTDLVRATGIDRSTLADLVSRMTTKGLLDRVKSAVDARAKAVSLSVAGQAALDAARPKVEAADKRILALLPKAKRDGFLDLLAELAGEADAAPDKAKAEARAAKKAARDAKKLAKKAAKPAKVKAEKPAKAPKAEKPAKPKKAKVVEPA
- a CDS encoding septation protein IspZ, with product MTDAPAPEPTARKESGLRQAVDFGGLLAFGLAFLVMRLRGMSGDDALVHATWFLVAGSAVGVAVGLIVEKRLALMPLLVGGFALVFGLLTVLTGDGLWVKVKVTALNLSLAVALIGGVLLHKQPLKALLGTVIPINDRAWRTLTLRYGIYFLAVAIVNELVRSEALVGWAAAQMGRQDVDPADVWVSFRGVLWIASSAFGLSQIPLIMRNLTSPDAPVDPMAPAEPDTAP